The following proteins come from a genomic window of Alosa sapidissima isolate fAloSap1 chromosome 22, fAloSap1.pri, whole genome shotgun sequence:
- the foxn2b gene encoding forkhead box protein N2b isoform X3 codes for MHEYPPGLMGPVVGMSPDKKAGSPGSQGGACGAGTLPEAESASSPLATSLDRLGRGGAAGSGAVAEGEATEDEELTNLNWLHENLLQNFSLGGPEDIEGSADERALSSSSASSVSSTSGGPATERDPLKSKPPFSFSLLIFMAIEHSPSKSLPVKEIYSWILQHFPYFASAPTGWKNSVRHNLSLNKCFRKVERSLGKTNGKGSLWCVDPEFRPTLAQALRKQHFPNTHAFYTPPASPPSASSPPRHLLLLEQGSALRESDFDAATAMMLLKSASEQHSDPYDQEGPIDLSRRGEVVLVSRDPQQDHNYSSSPPPPVSLDDAAARRAPTLGPGAGSKRVRPRPAELDEELKEAAGSLLHLAGVRPGPQGPAQQRGRKSRKISRK; via the exons CGAGGCCGAGAGCGCCTCCAGCCCACTGGCCACCAGCCTGGACCGGCTGGGCCGCGGCGGAGCGGCGGGCAGCGGTGCGGTGGCGGAAGGCGAGGCCACCGAAGACGAGGAGCTGACCAACCTCAACTGGCTCCACGAGAACCTCCTGCAGAACTTCAGCCTGGGCGGCCCCGAGGACATCGAGGGCTCGGCGGACGAACGCGCCCTCTCCTCCTCGTCCGCGTCGTCCGTCTCGTCCACCTCGGGGGGCCCGGCCACGGAGAGAGACCCCCTCAAGTCCAAGCCGCCCTTCTCCTTCTCGCTGCTCATCTTCATGGCCATCGAGCACTCGCCCAGCAAGTCGCTCCCGGTGAAGGAGATCTACAGCTGGATCCTGCAGCACTTCCCCTACTTCGCCAGCGCGCCCACCGGCTGGAAGAACTCGGTGCGCCACAACCTTTCCCTCAACAAGTGCTTCCGCAAGGTGGAGCGCAGCCTGGGCAAG aCCAATGGGAAAGGCTCTCTGTGGTGTGTGGACCCTGAGTTCCGGCCAACCCTGGCACAGGCCCTTAGGAAGCAGCACTTTCCAAATACACACGCCTTCTACACCCCCCCAGCCTCCCCAcccag TGCCTCCTCTCCACCGCGccacctgctgctgctggaacaAGGCAGCGCTCTGAGAG AGTCTGATTTTGATGCAGCCACGGCCATGATGCTGTTAAAGTCTGCCTCTGAGCAGCACTCGGATCCAT ATGACCAGGAGGGTCCCATTGACCTGTCTCGGCGGGGGGAGGTGGTTCTTGTGAGCCGGGACCCCCAGCAGGACCACAACTACAGCAGCAGTCCCCCGCCCCCCGTCTCCCTGGACGACGCGGCCGCTCGGCGGGCCCCGACCCTGGGCCCCGGTGCGGGCAGCAAGCGTGTGCGTCCACGGCCCGCCGAGCTGGACGAGGAGCTGAAGGAGGCGGCCGGCTCCCTGCTACACCTGGCCGGCGTGCGGCCTGGCCCCCAGGGCCCCGCGCAACAGCGCGGCCGCAAGAGCCGGAAAATCAGCCGGAAGtga
- the foxn2b gene encoding forkhead box protein N2b isoform X4, with the protein MGPVVGMSPDKKAGSPGSQGGACGAGTLPEAESASSPLATSLDRLGRGGAAGSGAVAEGEATEDEELTNLNWLHENLLQNFSLGGPEDIEGSADERALSSSSASSVSSTSGGPATERDPLKSKPPFSFSLLIFMAIEHSPSKSLPVKEIYSWILQHFPYFASAPTGWKNSVRHNLSLNKCFRKVERSLGKTNGKGSLWCVDPEFRPTLAQALRKQHFPNTHAFYTPPASPPSASSPPRHLLLLEQGSALRESDFDAATAMMLLKSASEQHSDPYDQEGPIDLSRRGEVVLVSRDPQQDHNYSSSPPPPVSLDDAAARRAPTLGPGAGSKRVRPRPAELDEELKEAAGSLLHLAGVRPGPQGPAQQRGRKSRKISRK; encoded by the exons CGAGGCCGAGAGCGCCTCCAGCCCACTGGCCACCAGCCTGGACCGGCTGGGCCGCGGCGGAGCGGCGGGCAGCGGTGCGGTGGCGGAAGGCGAGGCCACCGAAGACGAGGAGCTGACCAACCTCAACTGGCTCCACGAGAACCTCCTGCAGAACTTCAGCCTGGGCGGCCCCGAGGACATCGAGGGCTCGGCGGACGAACGCGCCCTCTCCTCCTCGTCCGCGTCGTCCGTCTCGTCCACCTCGGGGGGCCCGGCCACGGAGAGAGACCCCCTCAAGTCCAAGCCGCCCTTCTCCTTCTCGCTGCTCATCTTCATGGCCATCGAGCACTCGCCCAGCAAGTCGCTCCCGGTGAAGGAGATCTACAGCTGGATCCTGCAGCACTTCCCCTACTTCGCCAGCGCGCCCACCGGCTGGAAGAACTCGGTGCGCCACAACCTTTCCCTCAACAAGTGCTTCCGCAAGGTGGAGCGCAGCCTGGGCAAG aCCAATGGGAAAGGCTCTCTGTGGTGTGTGGACCCTGAGTTCCGGCCAACCCTGGCACAGGCCCTTAGGAAGCAGCACTTTCCAAATACACACGCCTTCTACACCCCCCCAGCCTCCCCAcccag TGCCTCCTCTCCACCGCGccacctgctgctgctggaacaAGGCAGCGCTCTGAGAG AGTCTGATTTTGATGCAGCCACGGCCATGATGCTGTTAAAGTCTGCCTCTGAGCAGCACTCGGATCCAT ATGACCAGGAGGGTCCCATTGACCTGTCTCGGCGGGGGGAGGTGGTTCTTGTGAGCCGGGACCCCCAGCAGGACCACAACTACAGCAGCAGTCCCCCGCCCCCCGTCTCCCTGGACGACGCGGCCGCTCGGCGGGCCCCGACCCTGGGCCCCGGTGCGGGCAGCAAGCGTGTGCGTCCACGGCCCGCCGAGCTGGACGAGGAGCTGAAGGAGGCGGCCGGCTCCCTGCTACACCTGGCCGGCGTGCGGCCTGGCCCCCAGGGCCCCGCGCAACAGCGCGGCCGCAAGAGCCGGAAAATCAGCCGGAAGtga